The following coding sequences are from one Lipingzhangella halophila window:
- a CDS encoding alpha/beta fold hydrolase, with product MMHHETNGLLAAPGAEAPLGHHYEVDGRRLLLHQSGTGGPSVVILPGAGFTGLDYLNLHERVSAFTSCVLYDRAGTGWSDRVALPRTAAEVVTELRGLLRAAGVPAPYVLVGHSLGGAYIHRFAQMFPEDVAGLLWLEGFHAAWNDHMPEELHLEAQSDLPELDEDMLAGMRDWVEGMYARWPDGIRELLIEERLRPDWVRVGARERSSMIELATELRTHAHAGLPDVPLIACSGTGLDPGQDVFLSEELIGRLNGGKQAMDRALADSVPRGEYRVLDGASHSTVHIDRTDDVVRAIHDLVERADR from the coding sequence ATGATGCACCACGAGACGAACGGACTATTGGCCGCGCCCGGGGCGGAAGCGCCCTTGGGGCACCATTACGAGGTCGACGGGCGGCGGTTGCTGCTCCACCAGTCGGGCACCGGAGGTCCGTCGGTCGTGATCCTGCCCGGGGCGGGCTTCACCGGTCTGGATTACCTGAACCTGCACGAACGCGTCTCCGCGTTCACGTCCTGCGTGCTGTACGACCGAGCGGGAACGGGGTGGAGCGACCGGGTGGCGCTCCCGCGCACCGCTGCCGAGGTCGTTACCGAGCTGCGCGGCCTGCTGCGCGCCGCCGGCGTTCCGGCTCCGTACGTGCTGGTCGGCCACTCGCTCGGCGGGGCCTACATCCACCGCTTCGCGCAGATGTTTCCCGAGGACGTCGCCGGCCTGCTCTGGCTGGAGGGCTTCCACGCGGCGTGGAACGACCACATGCCGGAGGAGCTGCACCTGGAGGCCCAGAGCGACCTTCCCGAGCTGGACGAGGACATGCTGGCCGGCATGCGCGACTGGGTGGAGGGGATGTACGCGCGGTGGCCGGACGGCATTCGCGAGCTGCTCATCGAGGAGCGCCTCCGCCCGGACTGGGTGCGCGTCGGCGCCCGGGAGAGGAGCAGCATGATCGAGCTCGCCACCGAGCTCCGCACGCACGCCCATGCGGGCCTGCCCGACGTGCCACTGATCGCGTGCAGCGGCACGGGCCTCGACCCCGGTCAGGACGTGTTCCTCTCCGAGGAGCTCATTGGGCGGCTCAACGGCGGCAAGCAGGCCATGGACCGGGCACTGGCCGACTCGGTGCCGCGCGGGGAGTACCGCGTGCTCGATGGCGCGAGCCACAGCACGGTCCATATCGACCGCACGGACGACGTGGTCCGGGCGATCCACGATCTGGTCGAGCGCGCGGACCGGTGA
- a CDS encoding helix-turn-helix domain-containing protein, translated as MDTVELLSHPVRLRIVHALSGGARLTTAQLVDRLPDVSKATVYRHVGLLAEGGLLEVDGEQRVRGAVERRYRVRRDRTVIDGETAAALPLEDHRRGFASFVAALLAEFNVYLDRDDAAPASDGVSYWQGTIWLSQDELAAMVDEIRDAIWSRKANEATPDRAPHLLSTILFPTQRPPEDAPEQ; from the coding sequence ATGGACACGGTAGAACTGCTGTCACACCCGGTGCGGCTCCGCATCGTGCACGCCCTGTCCGGCGGTGCGCGACTCACGACCGCGCAGCTCGTTGACCGGCTTCCCGACGTCTCGAAGGCCACCGTCTACCGGCATGTCGGGCTGCTGGCCGAGGGCGGCCTCTTGGAGGTCGACGGTGAGCAGCGGGTGCGCGGCGCCGTTGAACGCCGCTACCGGGTGCGGCGGGACCGCACCGTGATCGACGGCGAAACGGCCGCGGCGCTCCCGCTGGAGGACCACCGCCGCGGCTTCGCCTCCTTCGTGGCCGCGCTGCTCGCCGAGTTCAACGTCTACCTCGACCGCGACGACGCCGCCCCGGCCTCCGACGGGGTCTCCTACTGGCAGGGCACCATCTGGCTCAGCCAGGACGAGCTCGCCGCGATGGTCGACGAGATCCGCGACGCGATCTGGTCCCGGAAGGCCAACGAGGCGACTCCGGACCGCGCGCCGCACCTTCTCAGCACGATCCTGTTCCCCACCCAACGGCCCCCCGAGGACGCGCCCGAGCAGTGA
- a CDS encoding TrmH family RNA methyltransferase, translating to MRLPVPVSAPRARPRKELRSGRRRRSHRCWDHVYAAPLWPMHGANLGTLLRTCDAVGACLAVPRLPWVPEALARGNTLRKPTCVHWTGEQLAWLRRQRERGARVLAVELTDEAERLADLQAARQPTIAVLGHERDGVPAEALELVDGSVEIPMMGTGLSLNVAVAGSLVLYKLAGLL from the coding sequence GTGCGACTCCCCGTCCCGGTGAGCGCCCCGCGGGCGCGGCCCCGCAAGGAACTGCGGTCCGGCCGCCGGCGCCGGTCGCATCGCTGCTGGGACCATGTCTACGCCGCCCCGCTCTGGCCGATGCACGGGGCGAACCTGGGCACCCTGCTCCGCACCTGCGACGCCGTGGGCGCCTGTCTCGCGGTGCCGCGGCTGCCCTGGGTTCCCGAGGCGCTGGCCCGCGGTAACACTTTGCGCAAGCCAACCTGTGTGCACTGGACCGGCGAACAGCTCGCGTGGTTGCGCCGGCAGCGCGAGCGCGGGGCCCGGGTGCTCGCCGTGGAACTGACAGACGAAGCCGAACGCCTCGCTGACCTGCAGGCGGCGCGCCAACCCACCATCGCGGTGCTCGGCCACGAGCGCGACGGGGTGCCCGCCGAAGCGCTTGAGCTGGTCGACGGGTCAGTGGAGATCCCCATGATGGGCACCGGCCTGAGCCTGAACGTGGCGGTCGCCGGGTCCCTGGTGCTGTACAAACTCGCCGGGCTGCTCTGA
- a CDS encoding alpha/beta fold hydrolase, which produces MQTFTASDGTAIAYRLWERSSDLPLVVLHHGFISDAHVNWVGPGIVDALLTSGRRVAAIDARGHGASDKPHDPESYGEARMADDLAQLIDILDEPTVDLVGYSTGAVVSLILATRDPRVRRLAIGGVGAAVAEFGGVDTRVLHGPTLAEALTTAEPERITDYVAAAFRTFADAIDGDRKALAAQAMAMHDSPLPLGSITAPALILAGAEDKLAAHPDVLAKAIPGAAVRLIDGDHLGILREPAFVSTLTEFLNRSPAPHPVG; this is translated from the coding sequence ATGCAGACCTTCACCGCCTCCGACGGCACAGCGATCGCCTACCGGCTGTGGGAACGCTCGTCGGACCTCCCGCTGGTGGTGCTGCACCACGGATTCATCTCCGACGCGCATGTCAACTGGGTCGGCCCCGGAATCGTCGACGCCCTGTTGACATCCGGGCGGCGGGTGGCCGCCATCGACGCCCGCGGCCACGGCGCCTCGGACAAGCCACACGACCCCGAAAGCTACGGCGAGGCCAGAATGGCCGACGACCTGGCCCAACTCATCGACATCCTGGACGAGCCCACGGTCGACCTCGTCGGGTACTCCACAGGCGCCGTCGTGTCGCTGATCCTGGCCACCCGCGACCCCCGGGTCCGGCGCCTGGCCATCGGCGGTGTCGGAGCCGCGGTGGCCGAGTTCGGCGGGGTCGACACCCGCGTCCTGCACGGCCCCACGCTTGCCGAGGCACTGACCACCGCCGAACCCGAACGCATCACCGACTACGTCGCGGCGGCGTTCCGCACCTTCGCCGACGCGATCGACGGGGACCGCAAGGCGCTGGCCGCCCAGGCCATGGCGATGCACGACTCCCCCCTCCCCCTCGGGTCGATCACCGCCCCGGCCCTCATCCTGGCCGGAGCGGAGGACAAGCTGGCAGCGCACCCGGACGTGCTGGCCAAGGCGATCCCGGGGGCGGCGGTGCGGCTCATCGACGGGGACCACCTCGGCATACTGCGCGAGCCCGCGTTCGTCTCGACGCTCACCGAGTTCCTCAACCGCTCACCCGCCCCGCACCCGGTCGGGTAG
- a CDS encoding alpha/beta fold hydrolase, which produces MQTFTASDGTAIAYRVWDRESSFPLVVLHHGFIADGLINWVGPGVVDALLDSGRRVAAIDARGHGASDKPHDPESYGEARMADDLAQLIDILDEPTIDLVGYSMGAVVSLILATRDPRVRRLAIGGVGAAVAELGGVDTRVLHGPTVLEAMTTDDPDSVADQSAAGFRSFVDAVGGDRKALAAQAMAMHDSPLPLGSITAPTLLLAGSADELATRPGVLADAIPDATLRVLDGDHLGAVRQPKFSSALTDFLNR; this is translated from the coding sequence ATGCAGACCTTCACCGCCTCCGACGGCACAGCGATCGCCTACCGGGTATGGGACCGCGAGTCCAGTTTCCCGCTGGTGGTGCTGCACCACGGGTTCATCGCCGACGGGCTGATCAACTGGGTCGGGCCGGGGGTCGTGGACGCTCTCCTGGACTCCGGGCGGCGGGTGGCCGCCATCGACGCCCGCGGCCACGGCGCCTCGGACAAGCCACACGACCCCGAAAGCTACGGCGAGGCCAGAATGGCCGACGACCTGGCCCAACTCATCGACATCCTGGACGAGCCCACGATCGATCTTGTGGGGTACTCCATGGGCGCCGTCGTGTCGCTGATCCTGGCCACCCGCGACCCCCGGGTCCGGCGCCTGGCCATCGGCGGTGTCGGAGCCGCGGTGGCCGAGCTGGGCGGGGTCGACACCCGCGTCCTGCACGGCCCCACGGTCCTCGAAGCGATGACCACCGACGACCCGGACAGTGTCGCCGACCAGTCCGCCGCGGGTTTCCGGTCCTTCGTCGACGCGGTGGGCGGGGACCGCAAGGCGCTGGCCGCCCAGGCCATGGCGATGCACGACTCCCCCCTCCCCCTCGGGTCGATCACCGCCCCGACACTGCTTCTGGCAGGTTCCGCGGACGAGCTCGCCACCCGCCCGGGCGTGCTCGCCGACGCCATCCCCGACGCGACGCTCCGGGTGCTCGACGGGGACCACCTCGGCGCCGTACGCCAGCCCAAGTTCAGCTCGGCACTGACGGATTTCCTCAACCGCTGA
- a CDS encoding ABC transporter permease: MLRITLASLRAHAGRLVTTALAIVLGVMFVTGTLVFSGTLDDALGAQVKGSTEEYSVIVHTERTAEEKQPELPRETLDDIESLPEVGSAAGIVHGEASLLGEEGQAVGSLPTAGLSTSEDTRHSTAAEGKLPTGPDEAALATSSADVTGFGVGDEVTVLDAEGREHTFTVTGLLDLGVDPEFSYRGAVAFTEDTAHAMTGIDGYGEIDVTGASGYTDEEVRDAVAEVAPGDAEVLTGAELGARLAESAGAETELITTGLMLAGAVSVVVAGIVISNTFAILLAQRQREMALLRCVGAGRGQVLRSVLLEASLVGLVSSAVGVLTGIGVGYAGVTLGAEVLGAGDSATSLVVGPAAVAAGLVVGTGATVVAALVPAVRAARIPPLAALRDSAAQGAARGTSTGRVVLGTVLGLASAGIATWAVRSLENEQALIAVVAAGVVAFAGVVALGPLLVRALVAMARRPMRKLGVVSGLAADNSGRSPKRAATAMIALTVGATLITGYSVISDSTEETLTHELDKRFPVDYEIGSQLSFDGPREGVDPEVARELADSSDVAQVMRVRDSGIESGIESEGPSVKAYFGGEVGTDVTASVASGDLADLEPGRVVVHEDAAEGNGVGDEIAVETEEGEQTFEIAAVTEGNTGLMGVTMHPDDFRTHFPEVTQDQSVRVQGSEDVPADELRDTVMAAVADHPKLQVTSAVQRQQEYTEILDTLLLVVTAMLALSVLIAVAGVANTMALSVLERVRESAMLRALGLTRGQIRRMLGLEAVMLSLIGTGIGIALGIVFGWAAGVALLDGLILSIPVPRIAVFLTAAVLAGLLASVLPARRAARTSITRSLASE; the protein is encoded by the coding sequence ATGCTGCGCATCACACTGGCCAGTCTGCGCGCCCATGCCGGCCGGCTGGTCACCACGGCGCTGGCGATCGTGCTGGGCGTCATGTTCGTCACCGGCACGCTCGTGTTCAGCGGCACCCTCGACGATGCCCTCGGCGCCCAGGTCAAGGGATCCACCGAGGAGTACTCCGTCATCGTCCACACCGAAAGGACCGCCGAGGAGAAGCAACCGGAGCTGCCCCGGGAGACCCTGGACGACATCGAGAGCCTGCCGGAAGTGGGAAGTGCCGCGGGCATCGTTCATGGCGAAGCCTCGCTGCTCGGCGAAGAGGGGCAGGCGGTCGGGAGCCTGCCCACGGCCGGCCTGTCCACGAGCGAGGACACACGCCACTCGACCGCGGCTGAGGGGAAACTGCCGACCGGTCCCGACGAGGCCGCGCTCGCCACCTCCAGCGCCGACGTCACCGGTTTCGGGGTCGGCGACGAGGTCACGGTGCTGGACGCGGAGGGCCGCGAGCACACCTTCACCGTCACCGGGTTGCTCGACCTCGGGGTGGACCCCGAGTTCTCGTACCGAGGCGCGGTCGCCTTCACCGAGGACACCGCCCACGCGATGACGGGAATCGACGGCTACGGCGAGATCGACGTCACCGGCGCGTCCGGATACACCGACGAGGAGGTCCGCGACGCGGTCGCCGAGGTGGCACCCGGTGACGCCGAGGTGCTGACCGGGGCGGAGCTCGGGGCGCGGCTCGCGGAAAGCGCCGGCGCCGAGACCGAGCTCATCACGACGGGTCTGATGCTGGCCGGTGCCGTTTCGGTGGTCGTCGCCGGCATCGTCATCAGCAACACGTTCGCGATCCTGCTCGCGCAGCGCCAGCGTGAGATGGCCCTGCTCCGCTGCGTGGGCGCGGGCCGCGGCCAGGTGCTGCGCAGCGTACTGCTTGAGGCGAGCCTGGTCGGGTTGGTGTCGTCGGCGGTCGGGGTGCTCACGGGCATCGGCGTCGGCTACGCGGGGGTCACCCTTGGCGCGGAGGTGTTGGGCGCGGGGGACTCGGCGACGTCGCTGGTGGTCGGCCCTGCCGCGGTCGCTGCTGGGCTCGTGGTGGGAACGGGGGCGACGGTGGTGGCCGCGCTCGTGCCGGCCGTGCGTGCGGCCCGGATCCCACCGCTGGCCGCGTTGCGGGACAGTGCCGCGCAGGGCGCGGCACGCGGCACCTCCACGGGAAGGGTGGTCCTGGGAACGGTGCTGGGGCTCGCTTCCGCTGGCATCGCCACCTGGGCGGTGCGCTCGCTGGAGAACGAGCAGGCGCTGATCGCGGTCGTGGCCGCTGGTGTCGTGGCGTTCGCCGGGGTGGTCGCCCTGGGGCCGCTCCTGGTGCGCGCGCTCGTCGCCATGGCCAGGAGGCCGATGCGCAAGCTGGGGGTGGTCAGCGGGCTCGCCGCCGACAACTCCGGGCGATCCCCGAAGCGCGCCGCGACCGCGATGATCGCGCTCACCGTGGGCGCCACACTGATCACCGGATACTCGGTGATCAGCGACTCCACGGAGGAGACCCTGACCCATGAGCTGGACAAGCGGTTCCCGGTGGACTACGAGATCGGCAGTCAGCTGTCGTTCGACGGTCCCAGGGAGGGGGTTGACCCCGAGGTGGCCCGGGAGCTGGCGGACTCCTCGGACGTCGCGCAGGTCATGCGGGTGCGCGACAGTGGGATCGAAAGTGGGATCGAATCGGAAGGCCCGTCGGTGAAGGCCTACTTCGGTGGCGAGGTCGGCACTGACGTGACCGCCTCAGTGGCCTCCGGCGACCTGGCGGACCTGGAGCCCGGCAGGGTCGTCGTACACGAGGACGCCGCCGAGGGGAACGGGGTCGGCGACGAGATCGCGGTGGAGACGGAGGAGGGCGAGCAGACGTTCGAGATCGCCGCGGTCACCGAGGGCAACACAGGCCTGATGGGTGTGACCATGCACCCCGACGACTTCCGTACCCACTTCCCCGAGGTCACCCAGGACCAGTCGGTCAGGGTCCAGGGTAGCGAGGACGTGCCGGCCGACGAGCTGCGCGATACGGTGATGGCCGCGGTCGCCGACCACCCCAAGCTGCAGGTCACCTCGGCGGTGCAGAGGCAGCAGGAGTACACCGAGATCCTGGACACGCTCCTGCTCGTTGTGACAGCGATGCTCGCGCTGTCCGTCCTGATCGCCGTGGCCGGGGTCGCCAACACGATGGCGCTGTCGGTGCTGGAACGCGTCCGGGAGTCCGCGATGCTGCGGGCGCTGGGGCTGACCAGAGGGCAGATACGTCGGATGTTGGGCCTGGAGGCGGTCATGCTGAGCCTGATCGGGACCGGGATTGGGATCGCCCTGGGGATCGTCTTCGGCTGGGCGGCGGGAGTGGCGCTCCTGGACGGCTTGATCCTGAGCATCCCGGTGCCGCGGATCGCGGTGTTCCTCACGGCCGCCGTGCTGGCCGGGCTGCTCGCCTCGGTGCTGCCGGCCCGCAGGGCCGCGCGAACCTCCATCACCCGGTCCCTGGCCAGCGAATAG
- a CDS encoding ABC transporter ATP-binding protein, whose translation MSESSPNDPPGGAAPAVTARDLTKVFDAGDSAVRALDGVSVEFTRGAFAAIMGPSGSGKSTLMHCLAGLDSATSGSVRVGETEITGLSDKELTLLRRKRVGFIFQSFNLLPVLTARQNILMPAQIAGRAVDQERFDHIVDVVGLRDRLEHTPAKLSGGQQQRVAVARALLSAPDVVFADEPTGNLDSRSGAEALGFLRDSAREMGQTIVMVTHDPVAAAYADRVVFLRDGRLVDELHEPSAEAVLDRIGKLEV comes from the coding sequence GTGAGCGAGAGCAGCCCGAACGATCCCCCCGGTGGCGCGGCACCGGCCGTCACCGCTCGCGATCTCACCAAGGTGTTCGATGCCGGCGACTCCGCGGTGCGCGCGCTGGACGGGGTGAGCGTGGAGTTCACCCGAGGCGCGTTCGCCGCGATCATGGGGCCGTCGGGGTCGGGAAAGTCCACCCTGATGCACTGCCTGGCCGGGTTGGACAGTGCCACCTCCGGCAGCGTGCGCGTGGGCGAGACCGAGATCACCGGTCTCAGCGACAAGGAGCTCACGCTACTGCGCCGCAAGCGGGTTGGGTTCATCTTCCAGTCCTTCAACCTGCTGCCGGTGCTCACAGCGCGGCAAAACATCCTGATGCCCGCGCAGATCGCCGGGCGGGCGGTCGACCAGGAGCGGTTCGACCACATCGTCGACGTCGTCGGGCTGCGTGACCGGTTGGAGCACACGCCGGCGAAGCTGTCGGGTGGCCAGCAGCAGCGGGTAGCGGTGGCGCGTGCCCTCCTGAGCGCCCCGGACGTGGTCTTCGCTGACGAGCCCACCGGCAACCTCGACTCCCGCTCCGGCGCGGAGGCGCTGGGCTTCCTGCGCGACTCCGCACGCGAGATGGGCCAGACCATCGTGATGGTCACCCACGATCCGGTCGCCGCGGCGTATGCCGACCGGGTGGTGTTCCTGCGCGACGGGCGGCTCGTGGACGAACTGCACGAGCCCAGCGCCGAGGCCGTGCTGGACCGCATCGGGAAGCTGGAGGTCTAG
- a CDS encoding sensor histidine kinase has product MVEADGEGPLPAVARTAKRVWRWGRRHRFRMADWLYAGLLYLWLAQTIPVGWGTGAGLLPEPLVPAPKHPWVWPPPWELLVLPLVVVVPVLLRRSRPTWLLGTALVMVSVLGTQFMGALALYSYAVWFTNRRVLAAWSIAIVLGIVAALSAVEHFWPMFVVWCVIGVAFPLTFGLWVGTRRELIANLRERTARLERERDLEARNATAAERTRIAREMHDVVAHRVSLMVLHAGGLEVSASDEPTERTAALIRGTGREALTELRGILDVLRDDTGADTNTAATTAPQPGVADLERLLADWRSTGSSVDWGIRGTERPIPAQVERTVYRTAQEALTNAAKHAPGAHVTVEIEYGDTDVRVLVTNGPPTSGGPAPPAPPGGGHGLAGLRERISLAGGELVVGPRPDGGWRIRATVPAADATPPAGTTSGGGSPVEGTADSDEGTGVDTT; this is encoded by the coding sequence ATGGTCGAAGCTGATGGGGAGGGCCCGCTACCAGCGGTCGCCCGGACGGCGAAACGCGTCTGGCGGTGGGGACGGCGACACCGCTTCCGCATGGCCGACTGGCTCTACGCCGGCCTTCTGTACCTGTGGCTGGCCCAGACCATCCCGGTGGGTTGGGGAACCGGGGCGGGACTGCTGCCCGAGCCCTTGGTACCGGCGCCGAAGCATCCCTGGGTGTGGCCTCCGCCATGGGAGCTGTTGGTTCTGCCACTGGTGGTGGTGGTGCCCGTGCTTCTCCGCCGCAGCCGGCCCACCTGGCTGCTGGGCACGGCGCTGGTCATGGTGAGCGTCCTCGGTACGCAGTTCATGGGGGCGCTGGCGCTGTACTCGTATGCGGTGTGGTTCACCAACCGGAGGGTGCTCGCCGCCTGGTCTATTGCGATAGTGCTGGGCATTGTCGCGGCTCTGTCCGCTGTGGAGCATTTCTGGCCGATGTTCGTGGTGTGGTGCGTCATCGGCGTCGCGTTCCCGCTGACGTTCGGGCTGTGGGTGGGAACCCGCCGCGAGCTCATCGCGAACCTGCGGGAACGCACCGCCCGGCTGGAACGGGAGCGTGACCTGGAGGCCCGCAACGCCACCGCGGCCGAACGGACCAGGATCGCGCGGGAGATGCACGACGTGGTGGCGCACCGGGTGAGCCTGATGGTGCTGCACGCGGGCGGGCTGGAGGTCTCCGCCTCCGACGAGCCGACCGAGCGCACCGCGGCGCTCATCCGCGGTACCGGCCGCGAGGCACTGACCGAGCTGCGCGGGATCCTCGACGTACTGCGCGACGACACTGGGGCCGACACCAACACTGCCGCCACCACCGCACCACAGCCGGGCGTGGCCGACCTGGAGCGGTTGCTCGCGGACTGGCGCTCCACCGGATCCTCCGTGGACTGGGGCATCCGGGGAACCGAGCGCCCAATTCCAGCGCAGGTGGAGCGCACGGTATACCGGACGGCCCAGGAGGCGTTGACCAACGCCGCCAAGCACGCCCCCGGCGCGCACGTCACCGTGGAAATCGAGTACGGCGACACCGACGTGCGCGTGCTCGTCACCAACGGCCCCCCGACCAGCGGCGGTCCGGCCCCTCCCGCACCACCGGGCGGCGGCCACGGACTCGCCGGGCTGCGCGAGCGAATCAGCCTGGCTGGCGGCGAGCTCGTCGTGGGCCCTCGCCCCGACGGCGGGTGGCGCATTCGCGCTACCGTGCCCGCGGCAGACGCCACACCACCGGCGGGCACCACAAGCGGTGGGGGCAGCCCCGTGGAGGGTACGGCGGACAGCGATGAGGGGACGGGAGTCGACACAACGTGA
- a CDS encoding response regulator, with protein MIRVLLADDESLVRSGLRMILDAVGDIEVVGEAADGAEALRLSRELAPDLVLLDIRMPVMDGLTAATEIVAVPQAPKVVLLTTFDLDDYVHRALRAGAVGFLLKDTPPRDLTAAVRTIHEGNAMLAPSVTKRMLERFAAPEPDGASRAAERLAVLSERERAVLLAVARGMSNAEAGRALDMRETTIKAHVSRILTKLDLTNRVQAAILAHDAGWLPRS; from the coding sequence GTGATCAGGGTCCTGCTGGCGGACGACGAGAGCCTGGTGCGGTCCGGGCTGCGGATGATCCTCGACGCGGTCGGTGACATCGAGGTCGTGGGCGAGGCCGCCGACGGCGCCGAGGCGCTGCGGCTGTCGCGGGAGCTCGCGCCCGACCTCGTACTCCTCGACATCCGCATGCCGGTGATGGACGGGCTGACGGCGGCGACCGAGATCGTCGCCGTCCCACAGGCCCCCAAGGTGGTGTTGCTCACCACGTTCGACCTGGACGACTACGTGCACCGGGCGCTGCGCGCGGGCGCGGTCGGCTTCCTGCTGAAAGACACGCCGCCGCGCGACCTCACCGCCGCTGTGCGGACGATCCATGAGGGCAACGCGATGCTCGCCCCCAGCGTCACCAAGCGCATGCTGGAACGGTTCGCCGCTCCGGAGCCGGACGGCGCGTCCCGGGCGGCCGAGCGCCTGGCCGTACTCAGTGAGCGCGAGCGCGCCGTTCTGCTCGCGGTTGCCCGCGGCATGTCCAACGCCGAGGCGGGCCGCGCCCTGGACATGCGCGAGACCACGATCAAGGCGCACGTCAGCCGGATCCTCACCAAGCTCGACCTCACCAACCGGGTACAGGCCGCGATCCTCGCCCACGACGCGGGGTGGCTGCCGCGATCGTGA
- a CDS encoding SAM-dependent methyltransferase — protein sequence MTDDATPPGSQPGEAPSPAQSRAYGWMLGSKDNYAVDREFIRQTLQLVPEGVDIARQNRLFLYRAVRYLAVEAGITQFLDLGSGYPTNNNVHQVAQTFQPDARVVYADIDPIVLVHGHALLADNPNTTVITADMTQPEQILNHPDTQRLIDFEKPVAVLMLSIPHCIPDDADAQRAIFGPMERAVSGSYLALTHVVADTDTQAEELTATITEQGMPWKTRTPAQIDGWFQHLERVDPGLCDIAHWRPDPDQPPLDNVPAELAPYTGQSLRGKRVYEYGGVLRKP from the coding sequence ATGACCGACGACGCTACTCCACCGGGTTCCCAGCCCGGTGAGGCTCCCAGCCCCGCTCAGTCACGCGCCTACGGGTGGATGCTCGGCAGCAAGGACAACTATGCCGTCGACCGCGAATTCATCCGCCAAACCCTGCAACTCGTCCCCGAGGGTGTGGACATCGCGCGGCAGAACCGGCTGTTCCTCTACCGGGCGGTACGGTACCTCGCGGTCGAGGCCGGCATCACCCAGTTCCTCGACCTGGGCAGCGGCTATCCCACCAACAACAATGTCCATCAGGTCGCGCAGACGTTCCAGCCCGACGCACGCGTGGTCTACGCCGACATCGACCCCATCGTGCTGGTGCACGGCCACGCCCTGCTCGCCGACAACCCCAACACCACGGTCATCACAGCCGACATGACCCAACCCGAGCAGATCCTGAACCACCCCGACACCCAACGGCTGATCGACTTCGAGAAGCCCGTCGCGGTGCTGATGCTCTCCATCCCCCACTGCATCCCCGACGACGCCGACGCCCAGCGCGCCATCTTCGGCCCCATGGAACGCGCCGTCTCCGGCAGCTACCTCGCGCTCACCCACGTCGTTGCCGACACCGACACCCAGGCTGAGGAGCTGACCGCGACCATCACCGAGCAGGGCATGCCGTGGAAAACCCGCACCCCCGCCCAGATCGACGGATGGTTCCAGCACCTGGAGCGGGTCGACCCCGGGCTGTGCGACATCGCCCACTGGCGGCCCGACCCCGACCAGCCACCGCTCGACAACGTCCCCGCGGAGCTCGCCCCGTACACGGGCCAGTCGCTCCGCGGAAAGCGCGTCTACGAGTACGGCGGTGTGCTCCGCAAACCGTGA
- a CDS encoding restriction endonuclease, with translation MTPARKRRRWPSRWSRRLRKWAAWAGTALVLVAGALVAATENPWVWLVVLLLASGALAAAGMWAVRAARALRTRWVLARTDMRRIDTMSGVEFEHLVAELMRDSGYRRVTLVGQAGDGGVDIRAATPDGRPCIVQCKRLKRPVQPNDVRAFLGVLASSHRGYTGIFVASNGFTEQATKEAASEMTLVDRTALAFWLTDKHPPELLAGPP, from the coding sequence GTGACACCTGCGAGGAAGCGTCGCCGCTGGCCGTCTCGGTGGTCACGGCGCCTCCGGAAGTGGGCCGCCTGGGCGGGAACCGCGCTGGTCCTGGTGGCCGGTGCGCTCGTCGCGGCCACCGAGAACCCCTGGGTCTGGCTCGTGGTGCTCCTGCTCGCGTCGGGGGCATTGGCGGCGGCCGGGATGTGGGCGGTGCGCGCGGCGCGCGCCCTGCGCACACGCTGGGTGCTGGCCCGCACCGACATGCGCCGGATCGACACTATGTCCGGTGTCGAGTTCGAGCACCTCGTCGCCGAGCTGATGCGCGACAGCGGCTATCGCCGGGTCACACTGGTCGGCCAGGCCGGCGACGGCGGCGTCGACATCCGCGCCGCGACCCCGGACGGACGACCCTGCATCGTCCAGTGCAAGCGGCTCAAACGCCCGGTCCAACCCAACGACGTGCGCGCGTTCCTGGGTGTGCTGGCCAGCAGCCACCGCGGCTACACCGGCATCTTCGTCGCCTCCAACGGTTTCACCGAACAGGCGACAAAGGAAGCGGCCAGCGAAATGACCCTGGTGGACCGCACCGCCCTCGCGTTCTGGCTCACCGATAAGCACCCCCCGGAGCTGCTGGCCGGCCCGCCGTGA
- a CDS encoding DUF1918 domain-containing protein, with protein sequence MRATVGDQLHIHGRTVGERDRYGKILEVRGDEGEPPYVVQFDDGDEKLVFPGPDCIVEPRKPVD encoded by the coding sequence ATGCGCGCGACTGTCGGAGACCAGTTGCACATTCACGGCCGCACGGTCGGCGAACGCGACCGGTACGGGAAGATCCTGGAGGTCCGCGGCGACGAGGGCGAGCCGCCCTACGTGGTCCAGTTCGATGACGGGGACGAGAAGCTTGTCTTCCCCGGTCCCGACTGCATCGTCGAGCCCCGCAAACCGGTGGACTGA